From a single Papaver somniferum cultivar HN1 unplaced genomic scaffold, ASM357369v1 unplaced-scaffold_19, whole genome shotgun sequence genomic region:
- the LOC113338296 gene encoding U1 small nuclear ribonucleoprotein C-like gives MPRYYCDYCDTYLTHDSPSVRKQHNSGYKHKANVRTYYQQFEQEQTQSLIDQKIKEHLGAGGFPQIGGAFNQHLASFPQRPRPPIMLPPGMPMYGSQMPGQLPPGMMRPPVLPRPAGIPGYGGPPMSMAPPGAPSMPMQMNGLPRPPTMAPPPTVPGGTTPTSNGPPNPGAMYQGNPTPPTSGAFDGYNINNAASGLQRPTQDDQS, from the exons ATGCCTCG ATACTACTGTGACTATTGCGATACTTACTTGACTCATGATTCG CCTTCTGTCAGAAAGCAGCACAATTCTGGGTACAAACACAAG GCAAATGTTCGTACGTATTATCAACAATTCGAACAGGAACAAACCCAAAGTTTGATTGATCAGAAGATCAAAGAGCATCTTGGTGCTGGAGGATTCCCACAAATTGGCGGTGCTTTCAACCAGCATCTTGCCTCTTTCCCACAGAGACCTCGTCCTCCAATCATGCTTCCACCTGGTATGCCTATGTATGGATCACAGATGCCCGGTCAATTACCCCCTGGGATGATGAGACCACCTGTTCTGCCACGACCAGCTGGTATTCCAG GTTATGGTGGTCCTCCAATGTCAATGGCTCCACCTGGTGCTCCTTCCATGCCCATGCAAATGAATGGTCTGCCAAGGCCTCCCACCATGGCTCCTCCACCAACTGTGCCTGGGGGAACAACCCCTACTTCAAATGGGCCCCCTAATCCAGGAGCTATGTATCAAGGCAATCCAACACCTCCTACAAGTGGAGCTTTCGATGGATATAACATTAACAATGCTGCCTCAGGTTTACAGAGACCAACTCAAG ATGATCAAAGTTGA